A portion of the Bacillus sp. SM2101 genome contains these proteins:
- a CDS encoding SAM-dependent methyltransferase, whose protein sequence is MSIVEQSTKLDLERIIFIGRTFKEYMDMFSFSEDDLSTKKILDCPAGACSFAAIGEKVGLNITACDIVYDYSVEALKGKGLRDIAHAMKHMEQAKSNYIWNYFGNLDGLRKHRESALYDCTTHMKQSSDRYISATLPTLPFANEQFDITLSAHFLFMYADRLDYDFHIETIDELLRVTKDEVRIFPLLDLEGTRYEHIDRIINSLTAQGYKVDELSSNYEFQKNANSMLKIIK, encoded by the coding sequence TTGAGCATAGTTGAGCAAAGTACAAAATTGGATTTAGAAAGAATTATATTCATTGGGAGAACATTCAAAGAATACATGGATATGTTTTCATTCTCTGAAGATGATTTAAGTACTAAAAAGATATTAGATTGTCCCGCTGGTGCATGCTCTTTTGCTGCAATAGGGGAAAAGGTAGGTTTGAATATTACTGCTTGTGATATTGTCTATGACTATTCGGTTGAAGCCTTAAAAGGGAAAGGGTTGAGAGACATAGCACACGCAATGAAGCATATGGAACAAGCTAAAAGTAATTATATTTGGAATTATTTCGGTAATCTAGATGGCTTAAGAAAGCATCGGGAAAGTGCTTTATATGACTGTACAACCCATATGAAACAATCAAGTGATCGTTACATTTCAGCTACATTACCAACATTACCATTTGCAAATGAACAGTTTGATATAACGTTATCTGCGCATTTTCTGTTTATGTATGCAGATAGATTAGATTACGATTTCCATATAGAGACCATAGATGAACTATTGCGAGTAACAAAAGATGAAGTTCGAATCTTTCCTTTATTAGATTTAGAAGGGACCCGATATGAACATATAGATAGGATCATCAACTCCCTTACAGCGCAAGGTTATAAGGTTGATGAACTCAGTAGTAACTATGAATTCCAAAAAAATGCTAATTCAATGCTCAAGATAATAAAATAG
- a CDS encoding serine hydrolase → MIACHDNVIAKHIVSYIGGWEKVNNKLRDENFNSFNLTKNPQDTQNYGSINDLLNILIKIYDGYQTQPEIFIPLMTGMVRQQDAHRQIPKQYLVHMTGGLHDLILDIGILGHFSKTPYLYVIAGNNIPNRLKNSESDNNVANILFDVYREWRKSMVHHNADI, encoded by the coding sequence ATGATAGCTTGTCACGATAACGTCATAGCAAAGCATATAGTTTCATACATCGGTGGTTGGGAGAAAGTAAACAATAAATTAAGGGATGAAAACTTCAATAGTTTTAATCTTACTAAAAATCCGCAAGATACTCAAAACTACGGGTCAATAAATGACCTACTTAACATTTTAATAAAGATTTACGATGGTTATCAAACACAACCCGAAATATTTATACCACTAATGACAGGTATGGTCAGGCAGCAGGACGCTCATCGTCAAATACCTAAACAATACCTTGTCCATATGACTGGTGGTTTACATGACTTAATCTTGGATATAGGTATCCTAGGTCATTTCTCGAAAACCCCTTATTTATACGTAATAGCAGGTAATAACATTCCAAATCGGTTAAAAAATAGTGAGTCCGACAATAATGTAGCAAACATTTTGTTTGATGTATATAGAGAATGGAGAAAAAGCATGGTCCACCATAACGCCGACATTTAG
- a CDS encoding ABC transporter ATP-binding protein → MNLTIDKVTKQFGDKLAVNNVSFELTDGVYGFLGANGAGKTTLMRMLVTLIKPTSGRILLDGKDIEVLDDEYRDVLGYLPQYIGLYKNFSAEKYLMYIAALKGIEKKVAVRKVAELLEVVNLTEHRNRKVGKFSGGMKQRVGIAQALLNDPKVLIVDEPTAGLDPEERIRFRNLLSSISKDRIVLLSTHIVSDIEFIAKEILVLKAGQLIHKEKPEELLEQIKDYVWTINVKEHEVQAFQAKYKVGNIIRQQHEVGIRVISEMKPDERAITATPNLEDLYLYYFDQEVAI, encoded by the coding sequence TTGAATTTAACTATTGATAAAGTAACAAAACAGTTTGGAGATAAGTTAGCAGTAAACAATGTTTCATTTGAGTTAACTGATGGAGTTTATGGATTTTTAGGAGCAAACGGTGCTGGAAAAACGACATTGATGCGCATGCTCGTTACATTAATAAAGCCGACTTCGGGTCGAATTTTATTAGATGGGAAAGATATTGAAGTGTTAGATGATGAATATCGTGACGTACTCGGTTATTTGCCTCAATACATCGGATTATATAAGAACTTTTCAGCTGAAAAGTATTTAATGTACATTGCTGCTCTTAAAGGTATTGAGAAAAAGGTAGCAGTAAGGAAAGTTGCTGAGCTTTTAGAGGTTGTCAATTTGACAGAGCACCGTAATAGAAAAGTTGGTAAGTTTTCAGGTGGGATGAAGCAAAGAGTTGGCATTGCCCAAGCACTATTAAATGATCCAAAAGTATTAATCGTTGATGAACCTACAGCGGGTCTAGATCCTGAAGAACGCATTAGATTCCGGAATCTTCTATCATCCATTTCAAAGGACCGAATTGTTTTATTGTCAACACATATCGTTTCTGATATTGAATTCATCGCAAAAGAAATACTTGTCTTAAAAGCAGGTCAGCTCATTCATAAAGAAAAGCCAGAAGAGTTACTAGAACAAATCAAAGACTATGTATGGACAATAAATGTAAAAGAGCATGAGGTACAAGCATTTCAAGCAAAATATAAGGTAGGAAATATTATTCGTCAACAACATGAAGTTGGAATTAGAGTCATTTCTGAAATGAAGCCTGACGAAAGAGCTATTACAGCAACTCCTAACTTAGAGGATCTCTATTTATATTACTTTGATCAGGAGGTAGCCATATGA
- a CDS encoding metalloregulator ArsR/SmtB family transcription factor → MSEVRITDFYRAIADPIRRSILSMLSYNEKTQSQIVNRFNISQPAIKKHLKILKEEELIYERREGRYCLYGLKREIFQKQYGMLKQELEAVLDHKLASLKNYLEEDDD, encoded by the coding sequence ATGTCGGAGGTGAGGATAACAGATTTTTATCGTGCAATTGCAGACCCCATTAGGAGAAGCATTTTATCAATGCTATCTTATAATGAAAAAACCCAATCTCAGATAGTAAATAGGTTCAATATTTCTCAACCAGCTATTAAAAAACACTTAAAGATTTTAAAAGAAGAGGAGTTGATTTATGAAAGACGAGAGGGAAGATACTGTTTGTACGGTTTGAAAAGGGAAATATTTCAAAAACAATATGGGATGTTGAAGCAAGAGCTAGAAGCGGTATTAGATCATAAGCTTGCGAGCTTAAAAAATTATTTAGAGGAGGATGATGATTAA
- a CDS encoding SRPBCC domain-containing protein, whose translation MIKVTTYHSVKREIFINAKPEKVWKALTIGEERNKWETKSCKIELKVGGEFSADYGWGVAHSATIVEIVENKRLIMEDENNGRTIWTVTPQNNGSLVTLEFNGLWTGDLGMMEMENSSFGQYQFMRNMKSVIENNEDIRHLFWNSWIGMQHKKIEREGFKAREIVKIVPNTPADEVLRIGDLITSVNDQTVTTYDDLERVITEMPPQQEIKLAIKRDDKTKDVYLLTVPYGSTKSPTPSK comes from the coding sequence ATGATTAAAGTGACAACATATCATTCAGTGAAAAGAGAGATATTTATTAATGCTAAACCAGAAAAAGTATGGAAGGCTCTAACAATCGGTGAGGAACGCAATAAGTGGGAAACAAAAAGTTGTAAAATCGAGCTGAAAGTCGGTGGGGAATTTTCTGCAGATTACGGATGGGGTGTAGCTCATAGCGCTACAATCGTTGAAATTGTGGAAAACAAGCGACTCATTATGGAAGATGAAAATAATGGAAGAACAATTTGGACAGTGACCCCTCAAAATAACGGTAGCTTAGTTACACTAGAGTTCAATGGATTATGGACTGGAGACTTAGGAATGATGGAAATGGAAAATAGCTCTTTCGGTCAATACCAGTTCATGAGAAATATGAAAAGTGTTATTGAAAACAATGAGGATATTCGACATTTGTTTTGGAACAGCTGGATAGGTATGCAGCACAAAAAAATAGAACGAGAAGGCTTTAAAGCGCGAGAAATCGTCAAGATTGTCCCAAACACTCCGGCTGATGAAGTACTACGAATCGGAGACCTCATTACTTCAGTAAATGATCAAACCGTAACGACATATGATGATCTAGAAAGAGTGATTACTGAAATGCCTCCACAGCAAGAAATAAAGTTAGCTATAAAACGAGATGATAAAACAAAGGATGTGTATTTGTTAACAGTACCATACGGAAGTACAAAGTCACCTACACCATCAAAGTAA
- a CDS encoding putative quinol monooxygenase: MIIIHAVTHVNPAKEEAFLEDIRSLITASRAEGGNISYDLMKDTEKDSVYTMVEAWKDLEAVNSHNASEHFTYFTNKATEYLIAPLDVKIYDAKQLEM; encoded by the coding sequence ATGATTATTATTCATGCTGTGACTCATGTAAACCCAGCGAAGGAAGAAGCATTTCTTGAAGATATTCGTTCATTAATTACTGCCTCTAGAGCAGAAGGTGGGAATATATCCTATGACCTAATGAAAGATACCGAAAAGGATAGTGTGTATACAATGGTAGAAGCTTGGAAAGATTTAGAGGCTGTTAACAGCCATAACGCTAGTGAACATTTTACATATTTTACGAACAAGGCAACAGAATATCTCATTGCACCACTGGATGTGAAGATTTACGATGCTAAACAATTAGAAATGTAA